Genomic segment of Gopherus flavomarginatus isolate rGopFla2 chromosome 2, rGopFla2.mat.asm, whole genome shotgun sequence:
AACCCTTAAGCAAAGCCTTCTTTGTCATTAAAACTATACAGTAGTCTTCCTTATTTCATTGCACAGTCTTAAAATGTTCTGCCAGAACCAACTTTTGACACTCCAAACACTATTTTACAGTGAAGTTCACAACGGCTTTATAACATCTATTTCAAAAACCCTCAGTGGGTTTTCCATAAGAAATGTTTTAGAAACCAGTATTTTCCTGCAGTTCGCCAGCAAGTTTACAAGTCTCAACTCTCAAGAAAAAATAATCCTCTACCAAGAACATGGTTTCTGCAGCTACTATTTTACTTTTAGCTGCTTTAACTACTTCAGACTCCAGGTCTGCCTCATAATCTGTATAAATGTATCCAACTCAACAGAATACTTTTTTATACAGTTATACAGCAACTTGGGGAAAGATCCAAAAGTGAAAGTGCCAGTAAACTTAAACATGGCCCAGCAAaataaaaaaggcaagaaatgccTACACTGAATGAGATGCTTTTTTCCTTATAGGAATTCTTTCCCCACATTTATATTTCTATTTTAACAGCCACTTTTCTGTTCATTAGAATGAATCGGATAGTGCTCTCTGATACAATCATTAACAGCAAAGCTACAAGGCTTTTATACCCGTTACATTCACTTCTCACCCTCCAAATACTGATGACTAACATCTAATGTTAGGGCCATGATCAGCACAAATGGGAACACCACCGCAAATGATCACCTTGTGCTTTCAGATACATTTGTTTCAGTGTACAACAGTCCTTTCATTTCACATTTTAGTAAGATGCTGACAGTGCAAAAATATGCAGAGCATCCTCTCTTTCACAAGGTCCAtgcagaaaacatttaaaaaaattgtaaagtTCTGAtacacaaatgattaaaaaataaatccaggATGATGAAGTTTCACAATGTATAGTGTTCTGAACATGAGTCCATTTTCTTCTAAATTCTGAAAGAATGAAGTGGTGAGGAAAGTGAGAATTCATTGCTGCATTCTGTGATCTTCCCCATTTTGCTGGCCAGTACCCTACTCTGGCATATAAGGACAGAGGTGATCCTCTATGGTACCAACCGCCCAGTGGGTGAGCTGTTCCTGTGGCAGGTACAGGCAGATGCTGCATAACTTGAAGATTGTAGCTTTGTTTTTTGGAGTCTGGGGGGGGAAAAAGTATTTAGTTTGTTCAGACTTAACATGTagtcaaacaaaaaaagttacatttgcacaggtgtaatatTTACCCTTCCCCACTCAAAACAAtccctaaaaataaaaaatattcttaTAACCACTCTGTTTCAACCCCTTCTGTGTATGTAGTCGGATCGAAATATCGGACAATGTcaaactatttaacatttttacaaccATGAGTGGAATCTGACAAGTAGCACAGTGTCTTTGTAGGAGGGGCTACCAAGTTAGACTTATGTGAAGATTTAACATTAGCTGTATAACAATCAAGAGATTCTCCAGAATATATTTTCATACAAAAATAAGTTATTCAGCTCTGCATGGGGAAGCTACACGCCACATCATCTCAGGCTGAGATCTCAGCTCTCAAACTAAATTGAATATAATCTGGTCAGCATACAGACTAGAGAGGCAGCACTATTCTCTGCTTCAGTACCAAATCAATACCCTAATATTAAGGTACACTGTTTGAGCTCCCCGTGCCCCCGCAAAGATGAATGGCTATGGGTAGTCAGGATCCGCTGAAGATCACTTGGCATTTTGAGACTGAAGGTGGTAGCTGCAGTATTTCCTAGCCAGAACACGGTTTGGataaattagatttcaccaatttCCTCCAATAGTTTCAAATAGATACTGTACTTGTCTCCTGTTCTGTCAGCTGCAGTTAACAAGCTACCaaaataaaatgctgttttcaACCCCAAGATTGCTGAGTTTGTCTCAAACTCAGCAGTAGTACAGCTCATTTACACAAAGCTGTTCTAAATTAAGGGGTGGGAGAAGTAGGTGGTAAGGTGGTATAGAGGTAGGCTTCTGCAACCTTTTGGGGTTTGTGTGGCTTATATGGTCATGCATTACGATTCAGGTCAAAAGCATGAAGAGCTTGTCCAGAACTACCAGCTTTCTTTAGTTGTTTTAAATTAACCcaaacattttaaagtatttatttaggAAACACTGAGGTAAACCCAAGGATTTCAAGGGAATCTTGAAAAGAAGTTACATTTGGAACAGCAGGGGTTTTACAAGTGAGTTTTAAAAGGTAGCCCTCTTCTGATGTTTGAACAAATGAGAATTACAGTTAAGTGAGAAGTCTTTAGATCCTGAATTGTTGGCCCTGCTTGAGGTTATTGCAGCAGCCACTCAATAAGAAAATACTTGCTATTGTTTCTTAACTttacatttggattttttttatgccATGGTTATACCAGTttgatcagtttaaaaaaaacaaaactgtttcaAGCATTAGTGATTTaaatgtaatacattttaaagttgatATTGATTTTCAAAGGTCCACATATGGTTTCTGCTGTAGGGAAAGGGGAACAGTATTAGGGATTTGCAAGTCACCAGTAGCCTCCTGGAACACTGGGCTGGGGTCTCTTCCCCCCATACACAAGAAACAGTCCGCTTTCCTTCTCAATTTCACCACTGTGTTGACCAAAGGCAATATTTGGGATAGCAAGGGAAATACCATTAAGAAAGGCAAAAGACATTCAGTAGTCAAGAAGGCAGTTACAGATCACAGCCATCATACAACTATTGATGGAGGAAACTGGGATAGGTTATAACATTGTGGAAGCCCTAATTTGAAGGGTTTGCCTTACTGTTTTCTGAGTGGGGCATATGCAAAGCAGTGTTCTGAGCAAAGCTTCTGGTGAGTCAGTGACTAGTAAGATTCTTCTCTTACACCAGGTATCTTAAACTTGAAAGGGCCTGGAAAGCTAAAGATGCCAAGGGAAAAGAGTGGGTGGCAACTCTTTCCTTCCTTGAAATTTTACATCAAGGAAGGTGTGGTGAGCAAAGGAAGAAAAACTTAGTGAAAACTCCTCTACCCTGAGATTAGGTGGAAGTGGAGACAAATTAGGTTAGACTactagatacacacacacaagcctggAAATTTTACTTCAGACAAACTAGAGACTCTTCCAAATCCAGCATTGTATTCTTATGAAAGAAAAGAGGCAATCTGTATTAGCTGTTTCATGCTAGCTACTGTATATGGAAATCAGACAGACAGAGTCACTGGCTTCCTCTTCCATTAGGTTTTACATAATGGTTTAGAGCAAGGGATTGGTCTGAAATGGGGGTCTGTTAAAGGAGAAGCAGAGTGAGCAAAGACCTACGTTTCCACAAAGTTTGTTGTCCTTGtttacagggctttggagcagagcccggagctggagcagctctggagcagtaggtttttgcctggagcggagccggagcacagctccaaagccctgcctgTTTATATAAAGTCCTGACATCTACTCTCACAAGTAGCATGAAAAAACTTGATCTCAAAACAACATCAATATTCTGTGATGACAATCGTTTGTTAACACTGACTCTTGCTTCTGGGTAAGCTAACATAAATGGCAAAATATAAACAGTGATTAGTTTGATTTAGCAATTTCTTCATCAATCTATAGCTAACATAACTAATTGTGGAAGGTATTTTCCTCCTCCAGCAATAGTAATCCTACTTTTAACTGTTGCTgttcaaaaaaaattgttaaaaagcATTACCTAACTTTTGGACAAAATTATCAGTTTTAAAACCTGCAAGAATAGGGGCTGTCGCAATGAAAGACAGATTCTGTTCTACATAGGTACTAgtgagcatggtataagaacctgagAGCCTTCCAGTGCAGCATGACTAACACGTCatatgtttgttctctcatcttctCCTCGGAGACAAGCATGTGCAGAAATTTTCAAATACATGTGTATACTAGAGAAGGAAAGGTCAAAGAACTTCTCCAAGTTCAAGCTACTTgaggtggtgaggtttgtaatGGTCCTTAAAGAGCTCATTCCAGTCTTGGGCCAGCCCGACAAAGGTCAGTCTCCTAAACAGCCTAGCTTTACTTTATTGTAGAAAGTGTTGCACTGTGCCACAGGAGCAAAGCTTTCAACACCAGAGCTTTAGTCTACCTTATATGTACACTGAGTCTcttcagtaaggacaaatacagagtactccacttaggaaggaacaaccagttgcacacatacaaaatgggaaatgactacctaggaaggagtactgtgaaaTGGGAcatggggtcatagtggatcataagctaaatgcgttacatcccagaatgatgtttgatttatttattgGTATTAGCAGGGGTGTAGTAAGCAAGACAAATAGtttttccgctctactctgcgctgattaggcctcaactggagaacCGTGTCaagttctgggtgtcacatttcaggaaagatatcaacaaactggagaaactgcagagaagagcaacaaaaatgattagaggtctagaaaacgtaacccatgagggaagattgaaaaaaacctgggtttgtttagtctggagaagagaagactgatggGGAACGTGATGAGTTTTCAAGTATACTAGAGTTGTTAAAAGgctgaggagggagaaaaattgttctccttaacctctgaggataggacaagaagcaaggggcttgaattgcagcaagggtggtttaggttggacattagataAAACTTCTTTAaactgcctagagaggttgtggaatctccataattggagatttaagggcaggttagacaaacacctgtcagagaagtggttctcaaccaatttAAAACTGTGTGCCATATATGCAGTTCTGTGTTaggtgggctgcatccacacaaaaTATATTACTTGTATGCCCCAAGGATTTCACATGGGCTGCAGTTATGTGATGACTGGACCGCACACAGCCTGtgtgttgagaaccactggtctaaataatacttagtcctgccatgagtgcaggggagtggactagaaGACTGAGgttctttccagttctatgattccagGAGTACAGGCAATTGAGCACCCTGAAAACAGATGTTTTGAAAGAGGATGCTATTTAGGATACTATTCCTGTCTAATGGGAGATTTTTCAGTAGTTTGATGAGAAACATGGCACAGCTCCAAATAGGCCTCTGATTGATCATTGGCCTGAGTAGGAGGGATTTTTGACAAtgaccattttgtatgtataagaATTAAGTCTTCAACAAGATCTGCAATGTTTAGAAGATGAAAATGTTATGAAGCCTCTGAACTGTTCTTCCAATAATTCTCCATTCCAACTGTAAGTTGTGAGTTGAGTTACTTAATAAAAACTACAAAAAGGATTAAGCCAAAATTGCTTTGACTTTCCAAAATATAAGGAATCTGTTCTAAGAGTTATTTCCAATAGATTCCAGAACAAAAAAGTCCTGAATCAATCTTATTTGGCAAGATTTTTTGCTTATATCTAGTTGCTGCATCTTTAAGTCTTCAGAATGGTGGTTTGTAGTACCGTTGGTTAATAGCAAGAATACGACCATGGCAATTTTGTTCATGTAAACTTAGATAAATACTTACAACTAAATCACTTATAAACCTTTGGACAATTATTCTCATTTCACGTGCTTAAAAAAGGATAAAGTGTTGTTGCATAAGCTAAGAGCTAATATTCCAAGTCCTTAGAACTATGCTCTGAAAAGTGTGAAGAGGACAAGCTTACCTGCAAGTGCTGTCTGTCAATGAAGAGAAACACTGACTGGTTAGGATTGTTGATAACAATTCCAGTCTTGTCCTTTCGGCTCAGAACATGCAGAAACTGTTTTTCATAGTCACCATGATGAAATTCAAACTTGGCCTGTACAGGAATAAAAGGCAGTGTTTACAAACAAAGCTTACCACATTAAATTTCTAACATTCTGTGTTTGATCTGAGTAGTGTCAGACTCCTAAAACCCAGAGCTGATCCTCTCTACTGCTCAAATTTAAGCTTGGGGGAAAGACACTATGATCAGTTTTACTGCTACCCATTAGGTTTTTAACAGTGGAGAACACGACCAGAGATGTACGTTTCATTCTGCTACTGGACAGAGACATAAGCAGTGCAGAGGCACATGAGAAAGCTGCAGtattataacaaaaaaaataagttataggtttatttattttgcacACCTGACAGCACTTCAGAGTATTGTCAGTTTTTCCTGTAGTATGAGTATGAAAtatttggggggggcgggggggggaagagaagagaaaaatatttgaaaaagttGAAGTTCAATTGATAAAAATGACAACGCAACAGAAGGCCAAGTGTGTAGTACCTAAAAATATCAGTTTGAAATTGACTTTCAAATTAACTGTGTCCTTGCAAGAACTCCAAATGGATTAAACATCTCGCCTGATGGGTGCTGCTCCTTAACTCTTAGACTTTGTCTGAGCAAACTTGCACCCATTTAGGTATATCAGTTTAAACATGCACATATAGCTAAAGTGGTGCAAGGCTGCTTAGACCAGGTCTTAAGAGAGAGACTCTGCAGTGTGTAGCTAGTAAGAGCAGTATGGATAAAAATTACCAATTTCAAGGGCATCAAATTACATCAAGAAtggaagaactatttacaaatgcAAAAGAGACATTAGCATGACTTTACAGGCTGTCAGATTAAgaaacattttaacaaaaacagaTTCCTTTTTACACCCTGAACTACTAAAACTGCTTCTTTAGTAGTTACATTCTCAAAAccagttttgttttgggtttttttgcatttactTAGCTTTGACAAGAAAAATAGTGCTTACAGTacttcactttctggttctcatgcactagcaCTATTTGTGCATTTAGGCTGCAATACAACAGAATGATTTAAATgcgtttaaaattaatttaagttCTAATAGATCCCTAGAAGTTTTATAAAGTAAGAAAATCAaagtggtttaaaaacaaaacaaaaaaaacaaaagcaaaaaacacaTATCCCAagtagttttaaaaacaaaaaccatgcCAGCACCCCTTTGAAGGTGACTGGTATAGCAATGGGTCACATATATTGTACAGCAGACAACTTCTTCCAAGGCTTGTCAATGCTGTTAATTTAATGGGTGGGATTTTTTAAGTCCTTGCCCtccttgggtttttttggtttgttgtaGGTGAAAAACTGACAGGGTAGTGACTTGGAGAATTTGACACCTGAGCAACTTTCCCGACCCTCAATTGAGGAAGATGGGGATGTTTGAGCATTCTGCTGAGTTTTCTGCTGAAACAGAAATTTTATAGACATGTGGGAGATGTCAAGAAAAATACTCAACATCTCCCCTTCAACCGAAAGCTGTGAAAGCAGCAACTTATGATTCTACTCATTGTGAGTGGGCCAATTAAAAACTGGGTCAAAGTCTTCATGGGGCACATCTCTCACTAGCATGAAATGTCATGGTATTTGTCAAGTCAAATAGAAGCTGAGAGACTTTAGACAATTTACACATTGCTAAGCAGCACTACAGGGCACAAGTACTTTTCTCTGCAGTTCACttttagggcttggctatactTGGAGATctagagcgctgggagttaaaccagccttcaagAGACCGCagcagagggcttgtctacatcagaaagttgcagcgctggtgagggagttacagcgctgcaacttaggaggtgtacacatctgcaaggcaccaccagcgctgcaactccctgtttgcagcgctggccgtactcccgttttgtctcgggtgtagaggatccagcgctggtgatccagcgctggtaatcaaatatagacacttaccagtgcttttcttgacctccgtggaataagcaggtatcccagcatacctgaggaagcctctggtaatcaagctggtctccttccccggttttctctcgcgttccccgaaccccgagcaagcaggtctccttccctgaggtttgctgggtggttccgggaacgcgagagcaaaccgggaaaggagaccagcttcgccgcggtttgctcggggttcggggaacgcgagagcaagcaggtctccttccctgaggtttgctgggtggttccgggaacgcgagagcaaaccgggaaaggagaccagcttcgccgcggtttgctcggggttcggggaacgcgagagcaagcaggtctccttccctgaggtttgctgggtggttccgggaacgcgagagcaaaccgggaaaggagaccagcttcgccgcggtttgctctcgcgtttcccggaaccaccctgcaaaccgcagggaaggagacctgcttgttcggggaacatgagagcaaaccgcggcgaagctggtctcctttcctgggtttgctctcgcgttccccgaaccacccagcaaaccgcagggaaggagacctgcttgttcgggggttcggggaacactggagcaaaccggggaaggagacctgattccccgcggtttgctctcgcgttccccgaaccccgcttgaagccgcccaacagcgctgcagtgtggccacatctaacaccacttgcagcgctggttgctgtaagtgtggccactctgcagcgctggccctatacagctgtactaatacagctgtaacaaccagcgctgcaaaattttagatgtagacatggccagagaAAATGCTGCCGAGTGTTTACACACTTAGCTAGAAGCACACTGGCGTGGCCAAATTAGCAGCTCTTCCAAcaccacaaagagcagtgcattgtggtagctatcctagcatgcaagtggctgcaacatgcttttcaaatgtggggggtggggtggagtgttaCAGGGTGTGTCTTGTGTGTACGTGGAGGGAGAAAGTGGGTTTTGAGGGGCTAAGAGTGTGTCAGCATATggtcttgtaaattcagacagcagcagacctccctcctcacccctgcctctctctctaatAGGAAGCAGCATTCCTTTGTCCTGAAGCAGATAAGCAACCAGCTGTCAGAAACTGAGCTTTGAAAGGACATATCCACATTCCTACAGCAagatcaaaacaatgacaagagtggccacttgacttaaggagaTTATGGAACATTTCCAGAGGTCAGAGCACAGTAATGTAACATCTAGTTCACACTGGCGCCACGGTGCTCCAGTGGGggcgcagcaaacgttattccactcgcTGAGGTgaagtaccagcagcgctgtacccgcagagtcagagcactctacatgccttgccagtgtggacagatagtgagcccagggctcctttattgcgctataactcgcaagtgtagccaagcccttagttgcAGATGCATTCAGTTTTAAGAAGATAATATATTCAGtagaattcttaaaaaaaaaaatcacttatttttGCAGAAAACTAGTGGCCATCATGTATGCTGCACAATCAAGTCCTTATCAGTTTTCCAAATCTAAGAGTATTTAGATTTTATAGGAAAGAATGATATATTTAATTCTACTTTGACTCGAAGCGTGAAGTGAGATCTGTGCAAAGTCTGTTCGCCTTTCGTTAAGAAACACTAAACTTGCTCTCTGGTGTTTCAAGTGTAGCTGAAATTAAGACAGCTGGCTGCTTAAATAAAAAGTGGAGTTGCAAGTAGTTTCAGGTACTCTGCGGGCTTTCCTTTCCAGCTTGCAACTTTACAACCAGATTTTCCTTTTGGTTCTCACTCTGCTTATTTATGAAACACAAACAGGGGAAGTGATGCTGACTGTACACTTAAAGTGTTGACAAACAAGTTAGTAAACTCAAGGAATTATGTAGTCCCTCACTCAGACATTGTAGGTGTTAACCGTAACACAGATACATTAAAAATGTAGACAAAGGTACCATTTCAACCCAGTGTCTAACAGGAAATTCATCTTGTTTTGTTAGAACACCTTCACATCACCGACGGCAGCACAGCACTTGGAATTGCTTATTGCCCATTACGCAATAGCAAGGAGCAGAGAGcataaaatattttcagtatcTGAATGTGATAAGCTAACATGTATATAACGCATTAACTTCAAGCCAAGAAATGAAAGAGGACTAGTATCTAAACTTTAGTTGCTTCCCTCTTCCATTTATCAAACATTAACAACTCAATTTATCAGGAAAGAAGGTTGAACTAATCAGGTTTGGATTGTACTGAAAACAGGGATGTccaattccagtttctgcatCTTCTAACATTCACAAAAGTTGGAATTGCATCTCTTTCATATTCTAATAGTGGTATTGGCAGACTTTTAGTACGAGTAACAAAAGAAAGTATGCATTCAATATTTTAGCTGCTTTGTAACAACAGAAGTGGCCAATAAATTCTCAAGCATTTATAAACTATCACTAGTATCTTGATACCAATTAATTAGTTATGAAAATGAATACACTTTCACAAGCAACGTGTACAACACGCTCACTATCATTCTAGTTCAAAAGAGAATACTATGCTaagtaaaggcctgatcctgcatcactgaagtcaataggagctttaccatggacttcagtgagcaCAAGCTCAGGACCAAAGAGGAGTAGTTTGACAATATTTGAACTAAAAATCCTTTCCCATATCCTATGGCAAGCTGAAGCTACTTGCACATTCACCTAGCTGTGATGACTTCTCCTGCATTATGTTTGTAGTAGCATTACATGGGCAGAAGCTCACTACACACCACTACAAAGAGCCTAAGGAATAAATTGGTATTTCACAGGAAATATTAAAATCTTAACATTTCAAATAAGTTAatgtggttattttttttttaaatttacaaaatacCTGAACAGGCCTGTAGGGCTCATCATCAGATCCCTTCCACCGAGAAAACAGGAGACAGACTATCTTCTCAATATCATTCCGAGGCCAAAGAATGAAGTCCATCTCCTGGGTACAGCCAATCACATCCTGTAAGGAGTTGAGTGGTTCACTTGTAAATTAATCTTACAGCATAATCAGTGCAAAAGCAGATATAATTCACTTTTACATACGGTAACCATGTTCACAATTCTTAAATCTGTCTCCACATTCTTCCATCCTAACCCACTAGTTTATCTGATTTACTTGTTATGTCTAGTCTGAGAAAGCAAATGATTTGAGACAAGAACTGGGAGAAGTTTTCTGTGTGCACAAGAGCTAGCATAGATACCTAGTTGGCTTTTTTACATGCTACGGCAAAGTAAGTGTTACACAACAGTCCCCACTTTTGCAACTTCTATTCTCAAAGAGGTTTATTATAATTTTTTCATGGATTATCTGAGTGTCATTCATTTCAATATTCATTCAAAAATGGAATAAGCATTTAGCCATCCTACA
This window contains:
- the C2H6orf62 gene encoding uncharacterized protein C6orf62 homolog, producing MGDPNSRKKQALNRLRAQLRKKKESLADQFDFKMYIAFVFKDKKKKSALFEVSEVIPVMTNNYEENILKGVRDSSYSLESSIELLQKDVVQLHAPRYQSMRRDVIGCTQEMDFILWPRNDIEKIVCLLFSRWKGSDDEPYRPVQAKFEFHHGDYEKQFLHVLSRKDKTGIVINNPNQSVFLFIDRQHLQTPKNKATIFKLCSICLYLPQEQLTHWAVGTIEDHLCPYMPE